One part of the Aricia agestis chromosome Z, ilAriAges1.1, whole genome shotgun sequence genome encodes these proteins:
- the LOC121738330 gene encoding uncharacterized protein LOC121738330 — translation MAESLFLSILDYADACLTNITEDQLNKLERLQNLAIRFIFGLKKFDHVGRLRGVAETLRANAEACATRVREAQEAAQESATALTAVREAERKERDAATEARAALALAHAELRALSAAPPPAPDPRLDELRQELTLLRTQNKSLTEAQEELQAQILTRGVEEGRSLLDGVSGPLVATNSLAHELSQMSDDEPVGSTQSDHSIEMEKLQKALKVQQDVNVQLRNYIDGILLSIVENYPQLLEVKYQKPDVKS, via the exons ATGGCTGAATCTCTATTCCTGTCAATTCTGGATTATGCTGATGCTTGTTTGACTAATATCACCGAGGATCAATTAAATAAGCTCGAGAGACTTCAGAATCTTGCAATCAGATTTATCTTTGGTTTGAAGAAATTTGATCAC gtGGGAAGACTACGCGGTGTAGCGGAAACACTACGAGCGAACGCGGAGGCGTGCGCGACTCGCGTCCGCGAAGCGCAGGAGGCGGCACAAGAGAGCGCCACCGCGCTGACAGCGGTGCGGGAAGCGGAGCGGAAAGAGCGAGACGCAGCTACCGAGGCGCGCGCCGCTCTAGCTCTAGCACACGCGGAGTTACGCGCGCTTTCCGCCGCGCCACCGCCAGCACCGGATCCTAGACTAGATGAGCTCAGACAGGAACTGACGTTGCTGCGGACACAGAACAAAT CATTGACAGAAGCCCAAGAGGAGCTCCAGGCGCAGATACTGACGCGTGGTGTGGAGGAAGGCAGGAGTCTGCTCGACGGAGTCAGCGGCCCGCTAGTCGCGACCAACTCTCTGGCACACGAGCTGTCGCAGATGAGTGATGATGAG CCCGTTGGTAGCACACAATCTGATCACAGCATAGAAATGGAAAAG TTGCAGAAAGCTCTGAAAGTACAACAAGACGTGAACGTTCAGCTGAGGAACTACATTGACGGCATACTGTTGTCCATAGTCGAAAACTACCCGCAGCTACTCGAAGTCAAGTATCAAAAACCCGACGTTAAGTCATaa